A genomic window from Glycine max cultivar Williams 82 chromosome 17, Glycine_max_v4.0, whole genome shotgun sequence includes:
- the LOC100808553 gene encoding cytokinin dehydrogenase 3, with translation MASYYYRFSKALIMLCLTCIVLITQAQSQTWSLLQAPKEITLKLIRDPVTLSLASIDYGHIVHDNPFAIFAPSSISDISLLINFSNSLAIPITIAPRGQAHSVHGQAMTNHGVVVNMTELNGFRNGDGIVVVVDDTTIGPYADVGGEQIWIDVLHATLERGLTPLSWTDYLYLSVGGTLSNAGISGQTFRFGPQISNVHQLDVVTGKGDLVTCSAENNSELFYAVLGGLGQFGIITRARIALGPAPTRVKWLRLLYNDFSAFSGDQEHLISFNGINETNAADYVEGFLLQNQPPLDLSFYPEPDQPRITSLVTQYGIIYVIELVKYYDNSTQEHVDEDVKLLVERLKFFPTFMFEKDVSYEEFLNRVHADELFLRSQGLWDVPHPWLNLFVPASRISDFDEGVFKGIILQQNITAGLVIIYPMNRTKWDDNMSAVTPHDDVFYVVSFLRSTGFDKLEEFKAQNRQILQFCANAGMGIKQYLPQNKTREKWEEQFGPKWKTFKQRKAQFDPNRILSPGQGIFN, from the exons ATGGCAAGTTATTATTATAGATTTTCAAAAGCTTTGATTATGCTATGTTTAACTTGCATAGTGTTGATCACACAGGCACAATCACAAACATGGTCATTACTCCAAGCACCAAAAGAAATAACCCTTAAGCTCATTCGTGACCCCGTGACCCTTTCACTAGCCTCAATTGATTATGGCCACATAGTTCATGACAACCCTTTTGCAATATTTGCCCCATCTTCCATTAGTGACATCTCACTCTTGATAAATTTCTCAAATTCTCTGGCCATCCCTATCACCATAGCTCCTAGAGGGCAAGCCCACTCGGTTCATGGACAAGCCATGACAAATCATGGGGTTGTGGTGAACATGACTGAGTTGAATGGCTTTAGAAATGGTGATGGGATTGTAGTAGTGGTTGATGACACAACTATTGGTCCATATGCAGATGTGGGTGGTGAACAAATTTGGATTGATGTGTTGCATGCAACACTTGAGCGTGGACTCACACCCCTCTCTTGGACAGATTACTTGTACTTATCGGTTGGTGGAACTCTCTCCAATGCTGGGATAAGTGGCCAAACCTTCAGGTTTGGTCCTCAGATTTCCAATGTTCATCAATTGGATGTTGTTACGG GGAAAGGAGACCTAGTGACGTGTTCTGCGGAGAACAACTCGGAGTTATTTTACGCCGTTCTAGGAGGTTTAGGCCAATTTGGAATTATAACCAGGGCAAGAATAGCTCTTGGGCCAGCACCAACGAGG GTGAAGTGGCTCCGTTTGCTGTACAACGATTTCTCTGCATTTTCTGGAGACCAAGAACACTTAATCTCTTTCAATGGAATAAACGAGACTAATGCAGCTGATTATGTAGAAGGTTTTCTTTTGCAAAATCAGCCACCACTGGACCTTTCCTTTTATCCAGAACCTGATCAACCTCGCATAACTTCCCTTGTAACCCAATACGGCATCATCTACGTCATAGAACTTGTCAAATATTACGACAATAGTACTCAAGAACACGTTGATGAG GATGTGAAACTTTTGGTCGAGAGATTAAAGTTTTTTCCTACGTTTATGTTTGAAAAAGATGTGTCGTACGAAGAGTTCCTAAACAGGGTTCATGCTGACGAGCTTTTCCTAAGGTCACAAGGGCTTTGGGATGTTCCTCATCCTTGGTTAAACCTCTTTGTTCCAGCATCTCGAATCTCGGATTTCGATGAAGGTGTGTTCAAGGGCATTATTCTCCAGCAAAATATCACTGCAGGACTTGTGATAATCTATCCCATGAACCGAACCAA GTGGGATGATAACATGTCAGCAGTTACACCTCATGATGATGTTTTCTACGTGGTGTCATTTCTTCGTTCAACTGGGTTTGATAAGTTGGAGGAATTTAAGGCTCAAAACCGACAAATATTACAGTTCTGTGCGAATGCTGGTATGGGGATAAAGCAATATCTTCCCCAAAACAAAACTCGGGAAAAATGGGAGGAGCAGTTTGGGCCCAAATGGAAAACTTTCAAACAAAGAAAAGCTCAATTTGATCCCAACAGAATATTGTCACCTGGACAGGGGATTTTcaattaa
- the LOC100809090 gene encoding zinc finger CCCH domain-containing protein 64, whose translation MAPRILLCGDVLGRLNQLFKRVSSVNKSAGPFDALLCVGQFFPDSPEQLEDFTKYIEGGSHFPLPTYFIGDYGVAAPKLLLQASKDSANQGFKMDGFKVCHNLYWLKGSGKFPLFGLSVAYLSGRKSSSGQQFGNYTEDDVDALRAIAEEPGVVDLFLTNEWPNGVTNRAADSDIPAGLSDGSDSTVSELVQEIKPRYHIAGTKGIYYAREPYSNVDAVHVTRFIGLASVGNRDKQKFIHAISPTPASTMSSTEIAMKTTNTTLSPYTFKEKRTSPMDSAKRSSDSISDPQYWRYDVAQKRQKHEAGHGDKLCFKFVSSGSCPRGEKCNFQHDTDAREQCMRGVCFDFLNKGKCERGPDCNFKHSLQDEGNRLPSRRPGSGRSKECWFCLSSPNVESHLIISIGENYYLALAKGPLVEDHVLIIPVEHMPSTLSMPPESEIELSRFQNSLRSYCKSQEKEFIFFEWVSIRGTHANLQAIPIPSSKAIMVEKVFNLAAQKLGFEFVAKKCKHYSSEHASYFIAYVVCFRPESIKFLTLLFP comes from the exons ATGGCCCCCAGAATCCTTCTATGCGGCGACGTTTTAGGGCGCCTCAACCAGCTCTTCAAGCGCGTCTCATCG gtgAACAAATCTGCAGGTCCATTCGACGCGCTCTTGTGCGTGGGTCAGTTCTTCCCTGACTCACCGGAGCAGCTCGAGGACTTCACGAAATACATCGAAGGTGGATCTCACTTTCCTCTTCCGACGTACTTCATCGGCGACTACGGCGTCGCCGCCCCCAAACTTCTCTTGCAAGCTTCCAAGGACTCCGCCAACCAAGGCTTCAAGATGGACGGCTTCAAGGTTTGCCACAACTTGTATTGGCTGAAAGGCAGTGGCAAATTCCCTCTCTTTG GGTTATCCGTGGCCTATTTATCTGGTAGGAAGTCATCCAGTGGTCAGCAGTTTGGAAATTACACTGAAGATGATGTTGATGCATTACGCGCAATTGCCGAGGAACCTGGAGTTGTTGATTTGTTCTTGAC TAACGAATGGCCGAATGGGGTCACCAATAGAGCAGCTGATTCGGACATTCCTGCTGGACTCTCTGATGGCAGTGATTCAACTGTATCGGAATTAGTACAAGAGATCAAACCACG TTATCACATTGCAGGCACCAAAGGCATTTACTATGCCCGCGAACCATATTCCAATGTTGATGCTGTGCATGTCACTCGTTTCATAGGGCTTGCGTCTGTTGGAAATAGAGATAAGCAG AAATTTATTCATGCAATCTCCCCCACACCCGCATCCACCATGTCTTCAACTGAGATTGCCATGAAAACCACAAATACCACCTTATCGCCATACACATTCAAGGAGAAAAGAACTTCTCCAATGGATTCAGCAAAGAGATCCAGTGATTCTATCTCTGATCCTCAATATTGGAGATATGATGTTGCTCAAAAGCGACAAAAACATGAAGCTGGACATGGTGATAAATTGTGTTTCAAATTTGTTTCTTCTGGCTCTTGTCCACGAGGAGAGAAGTGCAATTTTCAACATGATACAGATGCAAGGGAGCAGTGTATGAGAGgtgtttgttttgattttttgaatAAGGGAAAATGTGAAAGGGGTCCAGATTGCAACTTTAAGCACAGCTTGCAGGATGAGGGCAACAGGCTTCCTTCTAGGAGGCCTGGATCTGGCAG GTCAAAAGAATGTTGGTTTTGCTTGTCAAGCCCGAATGTAGAGTCACATTTAATCATAAGCATTGGGGAAAATTACTACTTGGCACTGGCTAAAGGTCCACTTGTTGAAGACCACGTACTGATAATACCAGTCGAGCATATGCCTAGTACCTTATCTATGCCTCCTGAATCTGAAATAGAGCTCTCTCGGTTTCAGAACAGTCTCAGGAGTTACTGCAAGAGCCAAGAGAAGGAATTCATCTTTTTTGAGTGGGTCTCTATACGTGGCACTCATGCCAATCTTCAG GCCATTCCCATTCCATCTTCCAAAGCAATTATGGTTGAGAAAGTTTTCAATTTAGCTGCACAGAAGTTGGGATTTGAATTTGTGGCTAAGAAATGTAAGCATTATTCTTCAGAGCATGCTTCATATTTCATAGCTTATGTGGTCTGCTTCAGACCTGAATCCATTAAGTTCTTAACCCTTCTTTTCCCTTAA
- the LOC106794096 gene encoding transmembrane protein 258 isoform X2 has translation MAPKPITSPVPDSWYPTLSVFTLAIGLVLTASFFIYEATSSRKSRSLVQELTTGAVASVFLGFGSLFLLLASGVYV, from the exons ATG GCACCAAAACCGATAACGAGTCCCGTCCCCGATTCGTGGTACCCCACACTCTCCGTCTTCACTCTCGCCATCGGCCTCGTCTTAACCGCCTCTTTCTTCAT TTATGAAGCAACATCTTCTAGGAAAAGTCGTTCACTTGTTCAGGAGCTGACAACTGGAGCAGTGGCTTCAGTCTTCTTg GGTTTTGGGTCCCTGTTCCTCCTACTTGCTTCTGGCGTTTATGTCTAA
- the LOC106794096 gene encoding transmembrane protein 258 isoform X1: protein MQRRHFKVVVVSMPYLGQTDIDGCRGNMGEFTVLCCLALCNLVRQSYEATSSRKSRSLVQELTTGAVASVFLGFGSLFLLLASGVYV, encoded by the exons ATGCAGCGTAGACACTTCAAAGTAGTAGTTGTGTCCATGCCATACCTGGGTCAGACAGATATAGATGGTTGTCGTGGCAACATGGGTGAATTTACCGTCCTCTGTTGTCTGGCTTTGTGTAATCTCGTGAGACAAAG TTATGAAGCAACATCTTCTAGGAAAAGTCGTTCACTTGTTCAGGAGCTGACAACTGGAGCAGTGGCTTCAGTCTTCTTg GGTTTTGGGTCCCTGTTCCTCCTACTTGCTTCTGGCGTTTATGTCTAA
- the LOC121173810 gene encoding receptor-like serine/threonine-protein kinase ALE2, giving the protein MDPVMVGNGHGHGSKVSTLDLLRLNGTKDIEKATDNFHASRIPGEGVFGLVYSGILEDGMKVAFKVLKREDPHGDHEFLAEVEMLSRLHHRNLVKLIGVDREISPLDWGARMKIALGAAPGLAYLHEDSSPRVIHRDFKSSNILLDWLERNNRTSDEFESMTISALGQKSKPIIQQDLAESGSYRRNSYSGSLRTGRSRRLWQIIKILS; this is encoded by the exons ATGGATCCTGTTATGGTGGGCAATGGGCATGGGCATGGCAGCAAGGTTTCCACACTG GATCTGCTAAGACTTAACGGTACGAAAGACATCGAGAAAGCAACTGATAATTTCCATGCTTCAAGAATACCTGGAGAGGGGGTTTTTGGCCTTGTTTACAGTGGTATCCTTGAAGATGGGATGAAAGTGGCATTCAAGGTTCTAAAAAGGGAGGACCCTCATGGTGATCATGAATTCTTAGCTGAAGTTGAGATGCTTAGTCGTCTTCACCATAGAAATTTGGTCAAGTTAATTG GGGTTGACAGGGAAATCAGCCCCCTTGATTGGGGTGCCCGGATGAAAATAGCTCTTGGAGCAGCTCCTGGTCTTGCTTATCTGCATGAAGATTCAAGTCCTCGTGTTATACATAGGGacttcaagtctagcaacataTTGTTGGATTGGCTTGAACG GAACAACCGAACAAGTGATGAATTTGAATCCATGACAATATCTGCACTTggtcaaaagtcaaaacctatTATTCAGCAAGATTTGGCAGAGTCTGGATCATATAGAAGAAACTCTTATTCAGGTTCGCTGAGAACCGGAAGAAGCCGGCGGTTGTGGCAGATAATTAAGATTCTTTCCTAG